The Miscanthus floridulus cultivar M001 chromosome 17, ASM1932011v1, whole genome shotgun sequence genome has a window encoding:
- the LOC136518169 gene encoding uncharacterized protein yields the protein MKPPAASPGRAEKPQLPAPPALARLLLSKSRRGARSRRAPPATSPMFVSRGARTRAAADGVEPSSPKVTCIGQVRMRKAGKKPDASASSSAGAERDKGGAAGARGGYYYYCRCLKKAFLCGGLFAFDSRKRRHKAPPPEAPAAERGRRSPWVFSSRDVAVAAAPKTAADPRSGRRAEDEDEEEQMQVGVGVFGSIGREEGDKMGIDAGCHGEEQDDDAQLVSSATTTPPKNALLLMRCRSAPQNRTSPLTSRFPSTAAGLGPSPSPTRDALPATASPSAGKPEKLSPSPSPSPSPSPRKPAAADEGGVTTQQGGAAAAREQQQETQLILGGEEKEDEVEDDDEFDAYDEEEEDEMLRCSSARPLVLQRCKSEPATTAAAKMAAGPAADATAAGCFWAHGGSSGRRRHAAPAVALTGH from the coding sequence ATGAAGCCGCCGGCGGCGAGCCCGGGGCGCGCGGAGAAGCCGCAGCTGCCGGCGCCGCCGGCCCTGGCTCGGTTGCTGCTGAGCAAGAGCCGGCGGGGCGCGCGGTCGCGCCGGGCGCCGCCGGCCACGTCGCCCATGTTCGTGTCCCGCGGCGCGcgcacccgcgccgccgccgacggGGTGGAGCCCTCGTCGCCCAAGGTCACCTGCATTGGTCAGGTGCGGATGCGCAAGGCGGGGAAGAAGCCTGATGCGTCTGCATCGTCGTCGGCGGGGGCCGAGCGGGAcaagggcggcgccgccggcgccaggggcggctactactactactgccgcTGCCTAAAGAAGGCGTTCCTGTGCGGCGGGCTGTTCGCGTTCGACTCGCGCAAGCGCAGGCACAAGGCGCCGCCACCGGAGGCTCCCGCGGCGGAGCGCGGCCGGCGGTCGCCGTGGGTGTTTAGCAGCAGGGACGTCGCTGTTGCTGCGGCGCCTAAGACGGCCGCCGATCCGAGGAGCGGTCGCCGGgcggaggatgaggacgaggaggagcAGATGCAGGTCGGCGTCGGGGTCTTCGGATCGATCGGCCGGGAGGAAGGCGACAAGATGGGGATCGACGCCGGCTGCCACGGCGAGGAGCAGGACGACGACGCGCAGCTCGTGTCGTCCGCCACCACGACGCCGCCCAAGAACGCGCTCCTCCTCATGCGCTGCCGGTCCGCGCCGCAGAACCGCACGTCGCCGCTCACCTCCCGGTTCCCCTCCACCGCCGCGGGGTTGGGaccgtcgccgtcgccgaccAGGGACGCTCTCCCCGCCACGGCGTCCCCGTCCGCCGGCAAGCCGGAGAAGCTGTCGCCGTCACCGTCCCCTTCGCCTTCGCCCTCCCCGCGGaagccggcggcggcggacgaGGGCGGCGTGACGACGCAACaaggaggagcggcggcggcgcgtgagcAGCAACAGGAGACGCAGCTGATCCTGGGCGGAGAAGaaaaagaggatgaagtagaagacgACGACGAGTTCGATGCGTACGAcgaggaagaggaggacgagATGCTGCGGTGCTCGTCGGCGCGGCCGCTGGTGCTGCAGCGGTGCAAGTCGGAGCCGGCGACGACCGCGGCCGCGAAGATGGCGGCGGGGCCCGCGGCCGATGCGACGGCCGCCGGGTGCTTCTGGGCCCACGGAGGGAGCAGCGGCCGGAGGAGGCACGCGGCGCCGGCGGTGGCTTTGACCGGCCACTGA